A single region of the Nocardioides sp. W7 genome encodes:
- a CDS encoding arginine deiminase-related protein: MEQLLDARELAWGRRYVAVEPVHFRVEYSINPFMDPAVQPDPQVAMLQWHAMVRTLEDLGATVDVLAQRADAPDMVYAMNLGLGLVKADGTAHVVMSHMRFPERRMETRSAQPWLAGRGFATSYVGRDGIGAHLEAGDAFAFGDALVVGYGPRTEELALKHLAADLGIRVRGLRITHPAMYHLDLAFCPLDERRALVCPAAFDAPSAAALLELVPEPLVLTEEEALTTFCANSVVVGNTVVMPACPPRVRRQLVEWGFDVVVVDVSEFHKGGGSVRCLTNPVDVTIGRDLPAVPGGEVVLPALG; the protein is encoded by the coding sequence ATGGAGCAACTGCTGGACGCGCGCGAGCTGGCCTGGGGACGCCGGTACGTCGCCGTGGAGCCCGTCCACTTCCGGGTCGAGTACTCGATCAACCCGTTCATGGACCCCGCCGTCCAGCCCGACCCGCAGGTCGCGATGCTCCAGTGGCACGCCATGGTGCGCACCCTCGAGGACCTCGGCGCCACCGTCGACGTGCTCGCGCAGCGCGCCGACGCCCCCGACATGGTCTACGCGATGAACCTCGGCCTCGGGCTGGTCAAGGCCGACGGCACCGCGCACGTCGTGATGTCCCACATGCGCTTCCCGGAGCGCCGGATGGAGACCCGCTCGGCCCAGCCCTGGCTGGCCGGCCGCGGCTTCGCGACGTCGTACGTCGGTCGCGACGGCATCGGGGCCCACCTCGAGGCCGGTGACGCATTCGCGTTCGGCGACGCCCTGGTCGTCGGCTACGGCCCGCGCACCGAGGAGCTCGCCCTCAAGCACCTCGCCGCCGACCTCGGCATCCGGGTGCGTGGACTGCGGATCACCCACCCGGCGATGTACCACCTCGACCTGGCCTTCTGCCCGCTCGACGAGCGCCGGGCGCTGGTCTGCCCGGCGGCCTTCGACGCCCCCTCGGCCGCCGCGCTGCTCGAGCTGGTGCCCGAGCCGCTGGTGCTGACCGAGGAGGAGGCGCTGACGACCTTCTGCGCCAACTCCGTCGTCGTCGGCAACACCGTCGTGATGCCGGCCTGCCCGCCGCGGGTGCGCCGCCAGCTGGTCGAGTGGGGCTTCGACGTCGTGGTCGTCGACGTCTCGGAGTTCCACAAGGGCGGCGGCTCGGTCCGCTGCCTGACCAACCCCGTCGACGTCACGATCGGGCGCGACCTGCCCGCGGTGCCCGGGGGCGAGGTGGTGCTGCCGGCGCTGGGGTGA
- the hisC gene encoding histidinol-phosphate transaminase produces MSSPQPRANIADIPPYVPGKPPTVRPGMTSYKLSSNENPYPPLPGVIEAVQAAVGQMNRYPDMGSTALYDALARELDVPVGDLSVATGSVGLIYQLVQAFCDPGDEVVFAWRSFEAYPIAVTAAGARTVQVPLLPDARHDLDAMAAAITDRTRIVLVCTPNNPTGPAVTRAELDAFLAQVPPHVLVVVDEAYLEFVRMADPVDGLATYRTHENVVLTRTFSKAYGLAGFRVGYAVAPAPVAAALRAVSLPFGVSTVAQTAAIASLERRAELLERVDALVAERTRVVDGLRERGWDVPEAQGNFVWFELGERTADFALAADELGIVVRPFAGEGARVTVGEPEANNRLLQLAASFPRRAAPL; encoded by the coding sequence ATGAGCTCTCCGCAGCCGCGCGCGAACATCGCCGACATCCCGCCGTACGTCCCGGGGAAGCCGCCCACGGTCCGGCCGGGGATGACGTCGTACAAGCTCTCCTCGAACGAGAACCCCTACCCGCCGCTGCCCGGCGTGATCGAGGCCGTGCAGGCGGCGGTGGGGCAGATGAACCGTTACCCGGACATGGGCTCGACGGCGTTGTACGACGCCCTGGCGCGCGAGCTCGACGTGCCGGTCGGCGACCTGTCGGTGGCGACCGGCTCGGTGGGGCTGATCTACCAGCTGGTGCAGGCGTTCTGCGACCCCGGCGACGAGGTGGTCTTCGCCTGGCGCTCCTTCGAGGCGTACCCGATCGCGGTCACCGCCGCCGGGGCGCGGACCGTGCAGGTGCCGCTGCTGCCGGACGCGCGGCACGACCTGGACGCGATGGCCGCGGCCATCACCGACCGCACCCGGATCGTGCTGGTCTGCACGCCCAACAACCCGACCGGGCCCGCGGTGACCCGGGCCGAGCTGGACGCGTTCCTGGCGCAGGTCCCGCCGCACGTGCTGGTGGTGGTCGACGAGGCGTACCTGGAGTTCGTGCGGATGGCCGACCCCGTCGACGGGCTCGCGACGTACCGCACCCACGAGAACGTCGTGCTCACGCGCACCTTCTCCAAGGCCTACGGGCTCGCCGGCTTCCGGGTGGGGTACGCCGTCGCGCCGGCCCCCGTCGCCGCGGCGCTGCGGGCCGTCTCGCTGCCGTTCGGCGTCTCGACCGTCGCCCAGACCGCGGCGATCGCGTCCCTGGAGCGGCGCGCCGAGCTGCTGGAGCGGGTCGACGCGCTGGTCGCCGAGCGGACCCGGGTCGTCGACGGGCTGCGCGAGCGCGGCTGGGACGTGCCGGAGGCGCAGGGCAACTTCGTGTGGTTCGAGCTTGGGGAGCGGACGGCCGACTTCGCGCTCGCCGCCGACGAGCTCGGCATCGTCGTACGGCCGTTCGCGGGGGAGGGCGCCCGGGTCACCGTCGGCGAACCGGAGGCCAACAACCGCCTCCTCCAGCTGGCGGCGTCCTTCCCCCGCCGCGCCGCCCCGCTGTAA
- a CDS encoding CDP-alcohol phosphatidyltransferase family protein, with product MTTTTLAPLPAATRLGRVDTIPNLVTLVRTALAVAIGAYGVAAGEPSALLVAYAAYWVGDLADGWLARRLDQETRLGAVLDIVCDRACTVLLCAGLVAHTPAVAPVAVVFLLSFAVLDTMLSLAFLCWPIDTPNHFWRVDRRVYELNWSPLGKAVNTAGVIGAVAVGAHAVALLVALAVLAVKVWSAARVLRLLS from the coding sequence ATGACCACGACGACCCTCGCTCCCCTGCCCGCCGCCACCCGGCTCGGGCGCGTCGACACGATCCCCAACCTGGTCACCCTGGTCCGCACGGCGCTCGCCGTCGCGATCGGGGCGTACGGCGTCGCCGCGGGCGAGCCGAGCGCGTTGCTGGTCGCGTACGCCGCCTACTGGGTCGGCGACCTCGCCGACGGCTGGCTGGCCCGGCGACTGGACCAGGAGACCCGGCTGGGCGCGGTGCTCGACATCGTCTGCGACCGGGCCTGCACCGTGCTGCTGTGCGCCGGACTGGTGGCGCACACGCCCGCGGTCGCCCCGGTCGCGGTGGTGTTCCTGCTGTCGTTCGCGGTGCTCGACACGATGCTGTCGCTGGCCTTCCTGTGCTGGCCGATCGACACCCCGAACCACTTCTGGCGGGTGGACCGACGGGTCTACGAGCTGAACTGGTCACCGCTCGGCAAGGCCGTGAACACCGCCGGCGTCATCGGCGCGGTCGCGGTCGGCGCCCACGCCGTCGCCCTGCTGGTCGCGCTCGCCGTGCTGGCCGTCAAGGTCTGGTCGGCCGCCCGGGTGCTGCGGCTGCTCTCGTGA
- a CDS encoding histidine kinase codes for MHIPLSRHLGDPVLLRRAVYVVAAIAVVLALGASTAYPDESDTVWVLGILPLALVAGLALPGWRAGVAATTAGFVAAWTGDGTYLWPVVAAAVLVSVVEDEREVPLAGWVGGTVGSVFSLVLSAWAPSVSGFLATALGGGLGLLVRARLRTVQLVEHTEELEQQARWLEQRTALARELHDVVGHHVTAMVVQAEAGLVGEPERALSAIGELGRTALTELDALVVHLRDPDVPLTVTAPPRLSDVDELLAAPLRMQGVDVRVRIGDDLDLDEVQVLTVYRILQEALTNVARHARAGAAAVEVVRLDRHLRVRVTDDGIGTPAAPGRGSGLLGIEERVAAQGGSWEIAERLGGGTVVDVVLPIGAP; via the coding sequence GTGCACATCCCGCTGAGCCGTCATCTCGGGGATCCCGTCCTTCTTCGTCGCGCCGTCTACGTCGTCGCGGCGATCGCCGTGGTCCTGGCGCTCGGGGCGTCGACGGCCTACCCCGACGAGTCGGACACGGTGTGGGTCCTCGGGATCCTCCCGCTGGCGCTGGTCGCGGGTCTCGCGCTCCCGGGGTGGCGAGCGGGGGTGGCCGCGACGACGGCGGGATTCGTCGCCGCGTGGACCGGTGACGGGACCTACCTGTGGCCGGTGGTGGCGGCGGCCGTCCTGGTTTCCGTCGTCGAGGACGAGCGGGAGGTGCCCCTCGCCGGCTGGGTGGGCGGCACGGTCGGGTCGGTCTTCTCCCTGGTGCTGTCCGCCTGGGCACCCTCGGTCTCCGGCTTCCTCGCCACCGCGCTCGGCGGCGGACTCGGACTGCTGGTCCGCGCCCGGCTGCGGACGGTCCAGCTGGTCGAGCACACCGAGGAGCTCGAGCAGCAGGCCCGCTGGCTCGAGCAGCGCACCGCGCTGGCCCGCGAGCTCCACGACGTGGTCGGCCACCACGTGACCGCGATGGTGGTCCAGGCCGAGGCCGGCCTGGTGGGCGAGCCCGAGCGCGCGCTCAGCGCGATCGGGGAGCTCGGGCGTACGGCGCTCACCGAGCTCGACGCGCTGGTCGTCCATCTCCGCGATCCCGACGTCCCGCTGACGGTGACCGCGCCGCCGCGGCTCTCGGACGTCGACGAGCTGCTGGCCGCGCCGCTGCGGATGCAGGGGGTCGACGTCCGGGTCCGGATCGGGGACGACCTCGATCTCGACGAGGTGCAGGTGCTGACCGTCTACCGGATCCTCCAGGAAGCCCTCACCAACGTCGCCCGGCACGCGCGGGCCGGTGCGGCCGCCGTTGAGGTGGTCCGGCTCGACCGGCACCTGCGGGTCCGCGTCACCGACGACGGGATCGGTACGCCGGCGGCCCCCGGGCGCGGCTCCGGCCTCCTGGGCATCGAGGAGCGGGTGGCCGCCCAGGGCGGGTCCTGGGAGATCGCGGAGCGGCTCGGCGGCGGGACCGTCGTCGACGTGGTGCTGCCGATCGGTGCCCCATGA
- a CDS encoding response regulator transcription factor, translated as MIRVAVVDDQALVREGFALILGSQPDIEVAVQAPDGRAFLDAVRADPRLDVALVDIRMPVLDGLAATRALAAVPHAPAVVVVTTFDQDEYVIDAIAAGARGFLLKRCSGRELVESVRRVAAGDSILSPEVTGTVLDRVRAGGPAGRADLASYSLTTRESDVLALVGAGLSNTEIAARLHLSLSTVKTHVSNVLDKTGSRDRVQAAILAIRAGLA; from the coding sequence GTGATCCGGGTCGCCGTCGTCGACGACCAGGCGCTGGTGCGCGAGGGGTTCGCGCTGATCCTCGGATCCCAGCCCGACATCGAGGTGGCGGTGCAGGCGCCGGACGGCCGCGCCTTTCTCGACGCGGTCCGGGCCGACCCGCGCCTCGACGTCGCGCTGGTCGACATCCGGATGCCGGTGCTCGACGGGCTCGCCGCGACCCGGGCGCTCGCCGCCGTCCCGCACGCGCCGGCGGTCGTCGTGGTGACGACCTTCGACCAGGACGAGTACGTCATCGACGCGATCGCCGCCGGCGCCCGCGGGTTCCTGCTCAAGCGGTGCAGCGGGCGCGAGCTGGTCGAGTCGGTACGACGGGTCGCGGCCGGCGACTCGATCCTCTCGCCCGAGGTGACCGGGACCGTGCTCGACCGGGTCCGCGCGGGTGGGCCGGCCGGGCGCGCCGACCTGGCGTCGTACTCACTGACGACGCGTGAGTCCGACGTCCTCGCCCTGGTCGGCGCCGGCCTGAGCAACACCGAGATCGCCGCACGGCTGCACCTGTCGCTGTCCACCGTGAAGACCCACGTCAGCAACGTCCTCGACAAGACCGGCAGCCGGGACCGGGTGCAGGCCGCCATCCTGGCCATCCGCGCCGGCCTCGCCTGA
- a CDS encoding VanZ family protein: MFPVGGVGVMLVGVVLSGLVCLALGLALRRRLGWVGAAALAGLLWSVAVIACLTLIPANGAPGIVSAEGRLATCSWDIGGPAPEGFWIFSGGQRLLNAVVFVPSGALLVVVAARWRAAAIVTVPIGLALLAAYSVAIEKTQLELARIDRACDVTDIVDNVTGAVLGVLLGLVLALLLRPWRARRRPPTAGGPAA, from the coding sequence ATGTTTCCGGTGGGCGGCGTGGGGGTGATGCTGGTCGGCGTCGTGCTGTCCGGGCTGGTCTGCCTGGCACTCGGCCTCGCGCTGCGCCGCCGGCTGGGCTGGGTGGGGGCGGCCGCGCTCGCGGGCCTGCTCTGGTCGGTCGCGGTGATCGCGTGCCTGACCCTGATCCCCGCCAACGGGGCGCCCGGGATCGTCAGCGCCGAGGGCCGGCTGGCCACCTGCTCGTGGGACATCGGCGGCCCGGCGCCCGAGGGGTTCTGGATCTTCTCCGGCGGGCAGCGGCTCCTCAACGCCGTCGTCTTCGTGCCGTCCGGCGCGCTGCTGGTGGTGGTCGCCGCGCGCTGGCGGGCGGCCGCGATCGTCACGGTGCCGATCGGGCTCGCGCTGCTGGCGGCGTACTCCGTCGCGATCGAGAAGACCCAGCTCGAGCTCGCCCGCATCGACCGGGCCTGCGACGTCACCGACATCGTCGACAACGTCACCGGCGCGGTGCTGGGCGTCCTGCTCGGCCTGGTGCTGGCGCTGCTGCTGCGACCCTGGCGGGCCCGGCGCCGGCCACCGACTGCCGGCGGACCGGCCGCCTAA
- a CDS encoding FMN-binding glutamate synthase family protein — MKKLWAAPVAAVGAVGAVAAHDLLQRRHAILRNFPVLGHARFLLERIGPELRQYVVAANDEERPFSRDQRRWVYASAKLENNYFGFGTDNDLEHGTGNVIVHHRTFGRAYPSHGAVGQQAQLPSAKVLGGPRGRRHAFRPASVVNISAMSFGSLSGNAIEAINRGAADAGCLHNTGEGAISPYHRMGGELVFQIGTAYFGCRDDDGRFSLPRLKEVVASAPVRALEIKLSQGAKPGLGGVLPAPKVSREIAETRGVPEGVDCLSPSRHAEFDSPDSLLDFVELLAAETGLPVGIKSAVGDLGFWRELTDLMARGDRGVDFVTIDGGEGGTGASPLIFTDSVSLPFRIGFARVYREFALRGLHEDVTFIGAGKLGMPDNAVVAFALGADMVNVAREAMLAVGCVQAQKCHTGECPTGVATQNRWLAHGLEPVSKGERVANYVRTLRRDLLKVSETCGVEHPGLLGPNDIEVLDTLADGRLLGEVYHYEPEWGFPSAADREEIVRIMSATDEEETRTEGPPETAEDGAAGDDLAGGDPL, encoded by the coding sequence ATGAAGAAGCTCTGGGCCGCCCCCGTCGCGGCCGTCGGCGCCGTCGGCGCCGTCGCCGCGCACGATCTCCTCCAGCGTCGCCATGCGATCCTGCGCAACTTCCCGGTCCTCGGGCACGCGCGGTTCCTGCTCGAGAGGATCGGGCCCGAGCTGCGGCAGTACGTCGTCGCCGCCAACGACGAGGAGCGCCCGTTCAGCCGCGACCAGCGGCGCTGGGTCTACGCGTCGGCGAAGCTGGAGAACAACTACTTCGGCTTCGGCACCGACAACGACCTCGAGCACGGCACGGGCAACGTGATCGTGCACCACCGCACCTTCGGCCGCGCCTACCCGAGCCACGGGGCGGTCGGGCAGCAGGCGCAGCTGCCGTCGGCGAAGGTGCTGGGCGGCCCGCGCGGGCGCCGGCACGCCTTCCGCCCGGCGTCGGTGGTCAACATCTCCGCGATGAGCTTCGGCTCCCTGTCCGGCAACGCGATCGAGGCGATCAACCGGGGCGCGGCCGACGCCGGCTGCCTGCACAACACGGGCGAGGGCGCGATCTCGCCGTACCACCGGATGGGCGGCGAGCTGGTCTTCCAGATCGGTACGGCGTACTTCGGATGCCGCGACGACGACGGGCGGTTCAGCCTGCCGCGCCTGAAGGAGGTGGTCGCGTCGGCGCCGGTGCGGGCGCTGGAGATCAAGCTCAGCCAGGGCGCCAAGCCGGGCCTGGGCGGGGTGCTGCCGGCGCCGAAGGTCTCCCGCGAGATCGCCGAGACCCGCGGGGTGCCCGAGGGGGTGGACTGCCTGAGCCCCTCGCGGCACGCGGAGTTCGACTCCCCCGACTCGCTGCTGGACTTCGTCGAGCTGCTCGCGGCCGAGACCGGGCTGCCGGTGGGCATCAAGTCGGCGGTCGGCGACCTCGGGTTCTGGCGCGAGCTCACCGACCTGATGGCCCGCGGCGACCGCGGGGTGGATTTCGTGACCATCGACGGCGGCGAGGGCGGCACCGGTGCTTCGCCGCTGATCTTCACCGACTCGGTCTCGCTGCCGTTCCGGATCGGCTTCGCCCGGGTCTACCGGGAGTTCGCGCTGCGGGGGCTGCACGAGGACGTCACCTTCATCGGGGCCGGCAAGCTCGGCATGCCCGACAACGCCGTGGTGGCCTTCGCGCTGGGGGCCGACATGGTCAACGTGGCCCGGGAGGCGATGCTCGCGGTCGGGTGCGTCCAGGCCCAGAAGTGCCACACCGGCGAGTGCCCGACCGGCGTCGCGACCCAGAACCGCTGGCTGGCCCACGGCCTGGAGCCGGTGTCCAAGGGCGAGCGGGTCGCCAACTACGTGCGCACCCTCCGGCGCGACCTGCTGAAGGTCTCCGAGACCTGCGGGGTCGAGCACCCCGGCCTCCTCGGCCCGAACGACATCGAGGTCCTCGACACCCTCGCCGACGGCCGGCTGCTCGGCGAGGTCTACCACTACGAGCCGGAGTGGGGCTTCCCGTCGGCCGCCGACCGCGAGGAGATCGTGCGGATCATGTCGGCCACCGACGAGGAGGAGACCCGGACCGAGGGCCCGCCCGAGACCGCCGAGGACGGGGCGGCCGGGGACGACCTGGCGGGCGGCGACCCGCTGTAA
- a CDS encoding helix-turn-helix domain-containing protein, translating to MDDLTRITPTPQQLKALSHPVRLRILGLLRTEGPATATGLAARLGLNTGATSYHLRQLATHGFVEDDAERGNGRDRWWRAAHQSTYTDPADLADASPEERETYDAYAQSVAVVHTDLLQRAVEERALMPQEWLEATTLSDWGIRLTAARARELVDAIGELVEGWSEDPVDDESADFVVVLHSFPYPGRLGGDPS from the coding sequence ATGGACGACCTCACCCGGATCACGCCGACGCCGCAGCAGCTGAAGGCGCTCAGCCACCCGGTGCGGCTGCGCATCCTGGGCCTGCTGCGCACCGAGGGGCCGGCCACCGCCACGGGCCTGGCCGCCCGGCTGGGGCTCAACACCGGCGCGACGTCGTACCACCTGCGTCAGCTGGCGACCCACGGCTTCGTCGAGGACGACGCCGAGCGCGGCAACGGCCGCGACCGGTGGTGGCGGGCGGCGCACCAGTCGACCTACACCGATCCCGCCGACCTCGCCGACGCGAGCCCCGAGGAGCGGGAGACGTACGACGCGTACGCGCAGTCCGTGGCCGTCGTGCACACCGACCTGCTGCAGCGGGCCGTCGAGGAGCGGGCGCTGATGCCGCAGGAATGGCTGGAGGCGACCACGCTCAGCGACTGGGGGATCCGGCTGACGGCGGCCCGGGCGCGGGAGCTGGTCGACGCGATCGGGGAGCTGGTCGAGGGCTGGAGCGAGGACCCGGTCGACGACGAGAGCGCGGACTTCGTGGTCGTCCTGCACTCCTTCCCCTACCCCGGCCGGCTCGGTGGCGACCCGTCGTGA
- a CDS encoding GntR family transcriptional regulator has product MSASGDSFGTLHLEHSSTVDRVAQELRRAVFDGELESGTPLREVALAASLGVSRPTIREALTILVAEGLATREPNRGVHVATPEVDSVRDVCAARWVLEGAGVRRWAEAEEGQRALVRSTLEAYTSAVRRGASYQELNERHLAFHVSLVGLTGSPRLVSMADNLVVELKLALAQVERIRRNAHDEADNHTALVLLLEAGDITGAHEFLRQHLVDAEDDIIDALGLAES; this is encoded by the coding sequence ATGTCGGCGTCGGGTGATTCCTTCGGGACCCTGCACCTGGAGCACTCGTCCACCGTGGATCGGGTCGCCCAGGAGCTGCGCCGCGCCGTCTTCGACGGCGAGCTGGAGTCCGGCACCCCGCTGCGCGAGGTGGCGCTGGCCGCCTCGCTCGGGGTATCCCGGCCCACGATCCGCGAGGCCCTGACCATCCTGGTCGCCGAGGGGCTGGCCACCCGCGAGCCCAACCGCGGCGTCCACGTCGCCACCCCCGAGGTCGACTCGGTCCGCGACGTGTGCGCGGCCCGCTGGGTCCTGGAGGGCGCCGGGGTACGTCGCTGGGCCGAGGCCGAGGAGGGTCAGCGGGCCCTGGTGCGCAGCACCCTCGAGGCCTACACGTCGGCGGTCCGCCGCGGGGCGTCGTACCAGGAGCTCAACGAGCGGCACCTCGCCTTCCACGTCTCCCTGGTGGGCCTCACCGGCTCGCCCCGGCTGGTCTCGATGGCCGACAACCTGGTGGTCGAGCTGAAGCTGGCGCTGGCCCAGGTCGAGCGGATCCGCCGCAACGCCCACGACGAGGCGGACAACCACACGGCGCTGGTCCTGCTCCTGGAGGCGGGCGACATCACCGGCGCCCACGAGTTCCTGCGCCAGCACCTCGTCGACGCCGAGGACGACATCATCGACGCCCTCGGCCTCGCCGAGTCCTGA